The Fulvivirga maritima genome segment ATTTAATGATTAAAATCATTTAAACAACTATCTTCATGAAAGGTAAATTTATCTCATGATTAATCCCATTAATAAGCTTTAATCTCACGTACTATTATGTCTAAAGTTTGACAAATTAAAAAGGCTTCGAATAATTCGAAGCCTTTTTAATTTATTCCAAAATTCTGAAGATTAATTTACATCCCAGAAAATACTTGTTGTTGTATTATCTGCACCCATTGCTGAAATAGCTGCATTATAGCTAGCCACATTAATTAACCTCTCTTCTGTTGGATAAATAATTCTTTTAGGATTCTCTAATCCACTAGAAGGAGCAACTGCCAATACAGGATAATCCAATCTTCTTGCCTCTGTCCAAGCTTCATGGCCTTGTCCATAAAAAGCAATATACTTTTGATTACCTATCTTTTCTCTCCAAGTTCCTTCAGCTGTTGCATAGTTCACACTACTTTGAGACAAATAATCAGCAGCTTGACTCTCAGAGAGCCCCCAGTAACTAAAAGAAGCCCTTATACCAGCAGCATAATAATCTGCCGCTGAACCGTCAGTAATTATACCTCTCTCCACTGCTTCTGCCAATCCAAATTGAACGGAAGCATAATCCATCAATGTCCCTGCATAAGAGGCATCAACTATTGATTCAGTTGGATGCGTTAATTCTTCGTATGCGTTACCAGTGACTCCATAATCACCTCCTTCATAAGGTGTAACATTATCATCAAAATAAACATCACTTCTAGGATCATTGAAATCGTTTAATAAGTCAATGAAATTTTGTGTAACCACAAAATCACTAGCTCTACTGTCTATTTCAAAATAATCATAAATCGGGTTAACATATGGTTGTGTTCCAGTAAAATGAATTTGCGTATTATCATCATTTGAAGCAAATACGCCTGTATTAACAGCTGCAGTAACAAGTTCAGATGACCAAGTAGGGTTTATATCAGCTACTCTTAATCCAATCTTCAACTGTAATGAAGCAGCAAATTTCAACCATTTGGTCATATCTCCTTCATATATTAAATCTTCATCCGCTTCAAATCCTGTCTGATCAGTACTTATTAAAGAAATAGCAGAAGACAAGCTATCAGCAATAGCTGTATATACTGTCTCACCACTCTCATAAACTGGCGTAATATTATTCAAATCTAATGCTTCTCTAAAAGGTATGTATCCGAAGTTATCTACCAAATATTGATAAGCAAATACTTCCATGATTTTCACCATAGCCAATCTATTATTATGTTGACTTGTGAATGGCTCTCCCAAATCTTCCTCTGATCTTAAAATCTCCTTAGCCCTTGCCAACTCATATAAACCTTCCGTATATATATTATCCCATATTGTTCCTCCTACATTGCGGTTTGCTGCATCATAGCCAGACTCTTGTATGTAGGTTGTCTGAGTAAAGTAGTTAGCCCATATAAGAGAAACATTAGCATTATAGTCAATATCAACAAATTGTTTTGCAATATTATACTGACCGTAAGTAAAAAGAGGGGCAGCATCAATTTCTTGTGCATTCTTTGGATCAACATTAAGATCCGTCAAATCATCATCACAAGCCTGCATAGCAAAAACTAAAGCTAACAGACATATTATATAATTAAATCTTTTCATCCTTGATAATCCTTAAAATTGTACTCTTACATTAAATCCATACTCTTTAGTAGCAGGTAAAGCTCCGTTCTGGATACCTTGACTATTACCAGAACTAGCACTAAACTCTGGATCTCCATAAGGAAGATTCTTATCTATTATCCATAGGTTACGTCCATAAACACCAACTGTAACGTCTTGCAAAAATGTCTTACTAATTACACTTGAAGGTAATCTATAATTTAACGTTACCTCCCTAAGTTTGATATAACTAGCATCATATACTAGGCTTGCATCAGGGGCATAACCTCCCGTTTCTACTGAACCTCCATAATATCCAAATGGCGTCTCATAAGTACTTGCATCAGCTCTTACCGTATTCACTGCCCCATCTGCTGTAACTCCATCTAGAAGTACACCGCCTCCTTCACTAACAGGATCCCTTACCGGGTTACCTAACTCATTTAAACCAGCTGTCTCTTCATAAAGCCCTGTAGCTCTACCAAAACCCATATCATAGTTAACTATGTCACCTCCATGCTGAATATCAATTAAGAAGCTGAAAGATAAATTCTTATAACTGAAAGTATTATTCACTCCAGCATTCCAATCTGGCTGAATATTACCAATTATCTCAGTTGTTGATTCTGACATTAGGTATTTACCATCACTACCTACCACTCGTTTACCATTTAGGTATACATAATCAGAACCTGTTATAGCCCCATAAGCTTCGCCTTTTCTTGCATTAATTGCAGTTGACCACGCTGAATAAATTAATAAGTTTTCTCCACCTTCAAATAAAGAAACTACTTTATTTCTGTTTCGAGACCAGTTTACATTAACCCCCCATTCAAAATCTGAGGTTCTTACTGGAGCACCAAAAAGTGAAACTTCAATACCTTTATTTTCCATTTCACCAGCATTTACAAATCTATAGTTAAAGCCTGTTGCCTTAGATACTTGAACTGGTAAAATTTGATTGGTTGTATTCTTTTTATATAACGACAAATCCAATCTTACTCTATTATCAAGAGCACTCATTTCTAACCCCAATTCCAATTCTTCCGTTGTTTCAGGTTCCAAATCTGGATTGTTCGCAGTATCATCTATAAAGTATAGAGGTGTTGATCCATATGGAGTTGCCGCCTGATAAGTATTCAACAAACTATAAGGTTGTGCATCACTTGTTACTTGGGCCCATCCTAATCGAACTTTCCCCATGTTTAACCAAGATTGATCCATTAACTCACTAAAAATAAAACTTCCTGCCACTGATGGGTAAAGGTATGTGTTATTATCTTCAGGTAATGTAGATGACTTATCTACTCTTAATGTGGCATCTAAATATAATAAATCATTATACCCAAATGTTGCCTGACCGTAATATCCAAATTTTCTGACATGTGTATCTGTTTCAGTAGGAGGGTTAAGCGCACTTACAGAATTGCTCAAAGCATATACTCCATCAACGACTAGACCTCCATTTGTAGAACTTCTTGTACTGTTGATCCTAGTATTTTTTATTGAAACTCCTAAAAGGCCATTAAAAGAAAACTTATCAGTTATGTTCTTATTAAACTGTAAAATAAAATCACTGTTGTAAGCTTCAAAAGTTCTATGATATTTAGAGTAACTTGGTTGCGCTAAACTTCCCACAGCCATTCGCTCTTCTTGCAAATCACTATAGCTATCCACCCCAAATCTAGCCATAGCTTTCATCCATTCAGTAATTTCGTAGTTTACTTGAAATTTACCAAAAAACCTATTCCTTCTATCAGTTTCATAATTCTCATTCAATACAAAATATGGATTATTGAAGTAATGTGGTGACACATCTGTATTTGAATTGGGATTCCAAGTTATATTTTGTCCTGTCTGGTTATATGCCTGCTCTTGAGCTTTAAGATCTACATTAGTTTGAAACCATTGTCTTAAACCTTGTACTACGTTACCACCATCGTACCCAGTTCCATATCTACCTTTACCCTCCGTGCGGAAATAAGACATTTTACCATCTACTGATAATTTTTCAGATAAGTTATAACTCGCATTAAAATCAATAACATCTCTGGTTATCTCACTATTTGGCAAAATTCCCGTTCTATTGTCATGAGTGTATCCCGCTCTAAATGACCCCTTTTCATTACCTCCTTGAAAACTTAAACTTGTAACATTTGAAACTCCTGTCTCAAAAATATAATCAGGTCCATTTTCAGCACCAACCCAAGGTTGAGGCTGCATGTATGTATCCAATTCTGGATATAATGACTCCCATGTGTATACTAAAAGGTTAGGATCGTAAGCAGCACCAAACGATGCATCTTCACCAACCGGCACCAAAAGGTCTAGTTGCCCATCCCCATTTACATCCCTATCATAAAAATAATCTGATGTGTCTCCATATCCAGGACTATATCCCGCCCCATAGCTATTTTGATATTTAGGAAATGTCTTTTTATCAAAAACACTAAAAGAAGTATTATGATTTAAAGTCACTCCTATTCCTTTTTGCTTTGATCCCTTTTTCGTTGTGATCAAAACAACTCCGTTTGCCGCATCAGATCCATAAAGAGCAGCAGCAGTAGCACCTTTTAACACTGAGATAGATGCGATACTTTCTGGGTCGATATCAGAAGCAGCATTACCATAGTCATAACCACCGCCTCCAGTTTGCTGATCTGCAGTATTTAAGTTACTGTTACTGATAGGAATACCATCAACAACAAATAATACTTGGTTATTTCCAGTCAAAGAGTTAGATCCCCTAACTACAGCATTAACAGAACCTCCAAGAGAGTTACTTTTTTTAATATTAAGTCCTGAAACTTTACCAGATAAAGAACTAATAAAACTTCCTTCTTTTGCTTTAGAAACGGCATCTCCTGATACTTCCTGAACAGAATACCCTAAAGATCTTTCCTCCCTCTCAATACCTAAGGCTGTTACTACAACCTCTCCAAGTTGTTGAACATCCTCCTGCATCTGCACATCAATTACAGACCTTCCAGCTATAGCCTCTTCCTTTGAAGCTAACCCTACAAATGAAAATACTAAAGTAGCATCTTCTGGAGCAGAAAGGCTATAATTACCTTCTACATCCGTTACCGTACCATTGGATGTACCTTTTACGATAACGTTTACTCCGGGCATTCCTGTTCCGTCCTTAGCCGACGTCACTTTCCCGGAAACAGTCTTTTCTTGTGCCCACGTAACCAGCGAGAACACGAAAAAACTCATAAATAGTAATAGTTTCCTCATAATTAGTTGTTTTAGGTTATTTTAGTTAGAAATGGTACTCATGTAAAAATACCAAGCCGCCAAATTAACACAGGTTGATGTAAAAACAAAATCTAATTCCGTCATGAAGCTGAATTTTAGTCGAATATTTCGACTTTTACTTAAAGTATAGATTTAAGCATTTTATCAGGTTCAGCTTCTTTTAAATCGATTTCGAAGATAAAACATAACAAAATTGAGTTAGTGCAATTAATAAAATTTCAGAAAAGACAGCGGTTTCTTAAAATATTCACAAAAGGCACGAAATCTGAAATTTTAGGCAAGCCTATAAAACAAAAAAACCTTCCCGAAATAAATCGAGAAGGTTTCTCCTAATGTATGTTTTATAGGAAGCTTACGCTTGTGCTTCTACAGATACAAATGATCTGTTGTTTCTTCCTTTTTTGAAAGTAACTATACCATCAGATAAAGCAAATAATGTATGGTCTTTTCCAATACCTACATTTTTACCTGGGTGATGCTTAGTTCCTCTTTGTCTCACGATAATGTTTCCAGCGATAGCTTGCTGTCCTCCAAATATCTTTACTCCTAGTCGTTTACTTTCCGACTCTCTACCGTTTTTAGAACTACCAGCTCCTTTTTTATGTGCCATGTTCGTTAAATGTTTTTATTATACTTAAGTATCTGTTCTCTAAACTTAGTTCAAACTAACTTGAAGCCTCTTTATGCAGCTTCCTCTGTAGATTCCTTCTTCTTAGTGGCCTTTTTAGCTCCTTTACCAACGATATCTTCTATCTGAATTTTGGTAAACTGCTGGCGGTGACCGTTTTTCTTCTTGTAACCTTTTCTTCTTTTCTTTTTGAAGACGATTACTTTATCACCTTTTACATGACCCAGGATTTTTCCTGATACTTTGGCACCTTCTACTAATGGTGCACCTACTTCGATCGTATTGCCATCACCTAATAACAATACGTTACCGAACTCAACGGAAGCGCCTTCTTCGCCCTCCAACTTGGGAGCATACACGAATTGGTCTTTTGTTACTTTGAACTGCTTTCCGGCTATGTCAACTATTGCGTACATGTAACTTATAGATTTTTAAAATGGATTGCAAAGTTAAACTAATTATATTAAATATCAAACACTTGCTTGGATGATAATAATGATAATTATTCTATATATATTAAGGTGTAGTGCTTGCGCTTACGCTTGCTTCGCTTGCTTATATTGCTTGACTTGCTTGCAATTATCGAATGCTTTATTTTAACTTCGTATTTCTTTTTCACAATATGAAACTCAACATTCCCGAAAAATACGCAGATTTATACCTGAAAGCGCTCTCAGAACGTAAGCGTATGCTTCAGGCTAAAATAGCTGAGTTTCAGAGGGAAATAGATGATATTGAAAACCATATGAGTGCGCTTACAAGCATACCCATTTTTCAGGATAATCTACCTACCAGCAAGTCTAAATATCAAGCGAACAGCTATCAGGAGGAGTGGCCATGGTCTAGAAAAATCACTTATTATCAGGAACTTAACAAGCAAATAATGACCTCCGCAGAAGTGGTAGACTTCATTTTAAATAAGGAACCAAGCCTAGACAAAAACAAGGTAAGAAGCTCAATATCAGCGGCTTTATCTAACAAACACCGCTCTGGTGATTATATTAAATTTGTAGACCCAGTCACTAATACCGCTTACTACGGGCCACCTGAGTGGTTTATAAATAAGGAGCAGCCCCATCTCACTTATGTACCAAACGATCTTAAAAAAAGGCTTATCGGCAAGTAATATAATGTAAGAAATGCTGCTTCAAATGAACTTCAGCAGCTTGATTCTGTGGAAAACTTTTTGAGATTTTTTCAACCCCATTTCCTGCCATCTAGAGGCAAACTAACAATTGAAAAAATGCCCCTAATTACCTGTAAATAAATAACTTATATCACATAAGCACCCCATGCCTCCGCTTCAGCTTTCAGCTTTGATTTTTCTTCTCATTTCTTAATTTTGCATCAGCTTTTCACAGCTACAAATTCTAACACCGTTCTGGAATGTCCCTGTAATTTTTAGAACAAATATTTCGTTTTAACAAAACATTGACCTCTGGTCCATTTTTATAAATAATAAGTTTTCAACTTAAACATGTAAATGATGAGTGACAACACAAACGCCATTGAAGAACCTATATTAAAAGAGAACAAAAACAGATTTGTATTATTCCCTATACAGCATGATGATATCTGGGAGTTTTACAAAAAATCAGAAGCCAGCTTTTGGACAGCAGAAGAAATAGATTTAGGGCAGGACCTAAAAGACTGGAACAACCTGAACGATGGTGAACGTCACTTTATATCTCATGTACTTGCCTTTTTTGCAGCCAGTGATGGTATTGTAAATGAAAACCTGGCAGAAAACTTTGTGGCAGAAGTACAATATACTGAAGCTAAATTTTTCTATGGTTTCCAGATAGCCGTTGAAAACATTCACTCTGAAACTTATTCTTTATTAATAGACACTTATATTAAAGATGCTAAAGAAAAAGACAGGCTCTTCAATGCTATTGATACTATGGACTGCGTGAAGTTGAAAGCTGACTGGGCTCTGAGATGGATCGATAAAGGAAGTTTTGCAGAAAGACTAGTGGCATTTGCAGCAGTAGAAGGAATTTTCTTCTCAGGTAGTTTCTGTTCTATCTTCTGGTTAAAGAAAAGAGGTCTAATGCCAGGACTAAGTTTCTCTAATGAGCTTATCTCCAGAGATGAAGGTCTGCACTGTGATTTTGCTTGCTTAATTTATAATAACCACCTTGTAAACAAGTTGCCAAAAAGCACTGTTAAGGAAATCATTAAAGATGCCGTTTCTATTGAAAAAGATTTCGTTACTGATGCTCTTCCTGTATCTCTGATAGGTATGAATGCTGATTTGATGTGCCAATACATCGAGTTTGTTGCAGACAGACTATTACAAGAGCTTACTGGAGAAAAAATCTATGGCGCAACCAATCCATTCGATTTTATGGAAATGATTTCTTTACAAGGTAAAACAAATTTCTTCGAGAAAAGAGTAGGAGATTACCAAAAAGCCGGTGTGATGAAGAAAAATGATGATTCTTCTCCTAAGTTTTCTCTTGACGAAGATTTTTAATTTTTTTGATAATATAAAAAAACCAACATAACCCCCTATTTATATGCTAGTAATAAAAAGAGACGGACGGCGTGAGTCCGTTAAATTTGACAAGATAACGTCAAGAATTGAAAAACTTTGCTACGGCCTAGATATGAACTATATCGAGCCAGTAGATATTGCCAAAAAGGTTATTAATGGAATATATGATGGTGTAACTACCGTAGAATTAGATAACCTGGCTGCAGAAACTGCCGCTTCTATGACTACAAAGCACCCAGATTTTGCTTTGTTAGCTGCTAGAATGGCTATTTCTAACCTTCATAAAGTAACTAGCAAGTCTTTTTCAAATACTATGAAAAGACTTTATACTTATGAAGATCCTAAAACAGCAGAAAATGCACCTTTGATTTCTAAAGAAGCGTATGGGGTTATCAAGAAAAACGCCGCTTTATTAGATTCTACTATTATATACGACAGGGATTTTAACTACGACTACTTCGGATTTAAAACTCTTGAAAGATCTTACCTAATGAAAATAGATGGTAAGATAGTAGAAAGACCACAGCACATGCTTATGAGAGTAGCTGTAGGTATTCATATGGATGACATTGAGTCTGTAATTGAAACTTACAACTTGTTAAGTGAAAAATGGTTTACTCACGCTACACCTACACTTTTCAACGCAGGTACTCCTAAGCCTCAATTGTCTTCTTGTTTCTTACTTACTATGCAAGAAGATAGTATAGATGGTATTTATGATACCTTGAAACAATGTGCTAAAATATCACAATCAGCTGGTGGAATAGGGTTAAGCATTCATAATGTAAGAGCTACCGGATCATATATCAAAGGAACAGGGGGTGTTTCTAACGGTATCGTGCCTATGCTTAGAAACTTTGATATGACTGCCAGATACGTAGATCAGGGTGGTGGTAAAAGAAAAGGAAGCTTTGCTATTTACCTTGAGCCTTGGCATGCGGATATCTTTGATTTCCTTGATCTGAGAAAAAACCACGGTAAAGAAGAATTAAGAGCCAGAGACCTTTTCTACGCATTATGGATTTCTGATTTATTCATGAAAAGAGTAGAAAACAACGAAATGTGGTCTCTTTTCTGCCCTAACGAAGCTCCAGGATTAGCTGATTGCTACGGTGAAGAGTTCGAAAAACTTTATACTAAGTACGAAAGCGAAGGAAAATACAGAAGACAAATAAAAGCTCAGGATTTATGGTTTGAAGTATTGGAAGCTCAAATAGAAACAGGAACTCCGTTCATGCTTTATAAAGATGCTGCCAATAGAAAATCTAACCAGAAGAATTTAGGTACTATTAAGTCTAGTAACTTATGTACTGAAATTATGGAATACACTGCTCCTGATGAAGTGGCTGTATGTAACCTGGCTTCAATTGCTCTACCTAAATTTGTTACAGAAGAAGGTACTTTTGATCATCAGAAGCTTTATGATATAACTAAGGTAATCACTCGTAACCTCAATAAAATTATTGATGTTAACTATTACCCTGTTGCTGAAGCTAAAACATCCAACATGAGACACAGACCTATCGGTATAGGTGTACAAGGTCTGGCGGATGCCTTCTTAATGTTAAAAATGCCTTTTGACTCTGAAGAAGCTAAAGGATTAAACAAAGATATCCACGAAACTATCTACTTTGCTGCTATGACAGCTTCTATGGAAATAGCTCAGGTAGAAGGACCGTATGAAACATTCAAAGGTTCACCTGTTTCTAAAGGTATATTCCAGTTTGATATGTGGGGAGTAACTCCTGAGTCTAACCGTTGGGACTGGGCTACTTTAAAGCAACAAGTGAAAAAGCATGGGGTAAGAAACTCTCTTTTAGTAGCACCTATGCCTACTGCTTCTACTTCTCAAATACTTGGTAACAATGAGTGCTTTGAGCCTTATACTTCAAACATTTATACCAGAAGAACATTATCAGGTGAGTTCATTGTAGTGAACAAGCACTTGATGAGAGATCTTATTGAGTTAGGAATTTGGGATGATGATATGAAAAACAGATTGATCGAAGCTAACGGTTCTGTTCAAGGTTTCGCTGATATCCCACAAAATATAAAAGACAGATATAAAACAGTTTGGGAATTATCTCAAAAAGTAATTATAGATATGGCTGCCGATAGAGGTGCCTATATTTGCCAAAGTCAGAGTATGAACGTTCACGTTCAAGAGCCTAACTTCGGTAAGTTAACCTCTATGCACTTCCACGCATGGAAAAAAGGCTTGAAAACCGGAATGTATTATCTAAGAACAAAAGCCGCTGCTTCTGCTATTCAGTTTACAGTTGATAAGTCTGCCAAACACCAACCTGTAGCTAGAAACGCAGAATTAGAAGACCAAAATCGCTCAGATATGGCTTGTTCACTAGATGATCCGGATTCTTGCGAGGCATGCGGAAGTTAATTTATGTCACCTAGTTAATTCACTTTAACTTGAAGTCCCGATCCTCACCGATCGGGACTTTTTTATTTCCTTATATAAAAGGTACCGATCTACTCAGTAGCTTTTGTTAAATTCGCTGACCAATAACCTATAAGATAACCATGAAAAAAATTACACTAGCTTTTATTGCTCTACTTTTTATGAATATCGCATTTGCCCAAAAAGAAATAACTGTTTCTGATATATTTGAAAAAGGCACTTTCTCTCAGAAGAGTGTCTATGGTATTAACTGGATGAACGATGGCCGCTACTACAGCGCCCAGGAAGGTAATGACATAGTAAAATATGATGTTACCACCGGAGAAAAGGTTGCTACCATACTCAATGGAGATGACCTGAGTCCATCCATTAACTTCAGAGGTTATACTTTTAGCCAAGGCATGGATAAAATATTGCTGATGACTGAGCGGGAAAGCATCTATAGAAGATCTTACAAAGCCGAATTCTATGTTTATGATATGGAAACCAAAAAACTGGTAAAACTATCAGAAAACGGTAAGCAATCATATGCTTCATTTTCTCCAGATGGCTCCAAAGTAGCATTCACACGTGATAATAATCTCTTTTATGTGAACCTTGCTGATATGAGTGAAGTGCAAATCACCTCAGATGGCGAATTTAATCATATTATTAACGGCAGCACAGATTGGGTTTATGAAGAAGAACTCTCCTTCACTAAGGCATTTGAATGGTCTGGAAATGGAGAACAAATCTTCTTTCTGACTTTTGATGAAAGCGGAGTAAGAGAATACAATATGCAAGTATGGCATAACGGACAGCTCTACCCTGAAGATTATCGTTTCAAATACCCAAAAGCAGGAGAAGATAACAGTAAAGTTACAGCACAAATTTTCACGCTTAAAAACAAAGCGTTAACCCAGGTTGAACTTCAAGGAGATGATAAAGAATTTTATATAGCAAGAATAAAACCTACCGAAAAAGCTCAAACACTGGCATTAATAAGACTCAACAGGCTTCAAAATAAAATTGATTTACTTCATGTAAATATGAATAACGGAGAAGTAAAAGAAGTGCTCTCCGAAAAATATGACACTTACATAGATATTGATTTTATTGACGAGCTGTATTACCTAAAAGATGGAGAAAGGTTCATCTGGGCCAGCGAAAAATCAGGCTATAAGCACTTATACCTGTATAATACTGATGGAAAATTGATTAACCAAATCACGAATGGTGAATGGGAAGCTTTATCAATAGCAGGAGTTGAAGAAAAAGGGAAGAAAGCTACTATCTATTATACTTCAAATGAAGGTTCTCCACTAGAGAAATACTTCTACTCTGTGGGTATTAATGGTAAAGGCAAGCAAAAGCTTACTGAGCAACAAGGTGTGCATAACATTAATATGAGTAATGATCAGCAATATTATATAGATTATTACTCTAGTGCTACTGATCCTCTGAAAGTGACTTTGTACCAAACCAAAGGAAATAAAAAGATAAAAGTGCTGGAAGATAATGCAGCACTAAGCGAAACAGCAAAAGAATATAACCTTCAGGAAAAAGAGTTTTTCACCTTTAAAACAGTAGATGGAACAGAGCTAAATGGCTACATGCTTAAACCAGAAGGTTTTGATCCAAATAAGCAATATCCCATTCTTATCTATCAATACAGTGGGCCAGGTTCTCAAAATGTATTTAACTCATGGGGTGGCGGTCAATATTACTGGCACCAGATGTTAACTCAAAAAGGCTATATAGTAGCCGTGATTGATACACGAGGAACAGGTGGCCGTGGAGCTGATTTCAAAAAAATCACCTATAAACAACTAGGTAAATATGAGGTAGAAGATCATATAGAAGCAGCCAAATTTTTAGGTACGCAGACTTACATAGATGCCGATAGAATAGGTATTTGGGGCTGGAGTTATGGTGGTTATATGAGCTCATTAGCCATTTTAAAGGGGGCCGATGTATTTAAAGCGGCAATAGCTGTGGCACCGGTAACTAATTGGAGATTTTATGACACCATTTATACAGAAAGGTATATGGATACTCCACAAAATAATGCCTCTGGTTATGATGATAATTCTCCTACCACTTATGCAGATCAGCTTAAAGGCAACTTCCTGCTTATTCATGGTACAGGTGATGACAATGTGCATTTCCAGAACTCGGTGGCTCTGCAAAACGCATTGATACATCATGGAAAGCAGTTTGACTCATTTTACTATCCTGACAGAACACATGGTATTTATAAAGATAGCGCTCGCCCTCACTTATTTACTATGATGACTAACTGGATAATAGAAAACCTTTAAACTTATCTTAAAGGGCTGTCTCAAAAGTAGTGACTCAATGAATGTCACATTGGGTTACTACCAATGACAGTTGTGTGAAAAGTCAGAACAATTGAGATCTAATTAAATCATGAATCAGTACCGATCGTCTACACTTCGACACGGCTCAGCGTGACTCGGCTGTGGTTTCATCTTGC includes the following:
- a CDS encoding ribonucleoside-diphosphate reductase subunit alpha — protein: MLVIKRDGRRESVKFDKITSRIEKLCYGLDMNYIEPVDIAKKVINGIYDGVTTVELDNLAAETAASMTTKHPDFALLAARMAISNLHKVTSKSFSNTMKRLYTYEDPKTAENAPLISKEAYGVIKKNAALLDSTIIYDRDFNYDYFGFKTLERSYLMKIDGKIVERPQHMLMRVAVGIHMDDIESVIETYNLLSEKWFTHATPTLFNAGTPKPQLSSCFLLTMQEDSIDGIYDTLKQCAKISQSAGGIGLSIHNVRATGSYIKGTGGVSNGIVPMLRNFDMTARYVDQGGGKRKGSFAIYLEPWHADIFDFLDLRKNHGKEELRARDLFYALWISDLFMKRVENNEMWSLFCPNEAPGLADCYGEEFEKLYTKYESEGKYRRQIKAQDLWFEVLEAQIETGTPFMLYKDAANRKSNQKNLGTIKSSNLCTEIMEYTAPDEVAVCNLASIALPKFVTEEGTFDHQKLYDITKVITRNLNKIIDVNYYPVAEAKTSNMRHRPIGIGVQGLADAFLMLKMPFDSEEAKGLNKDIHETIYFAAMTASMEIAQVEGPYETFKGSPVSKGIFQFDMWGVTPESNRWDWATLKQQVKKHGVRNSLLVAPMPTASTSQILGNNECFEPYTSNIYTRRTLSGEFIVVNKHLMRDLIELGIWDDDMKNRLIEANGSVQGFADIPQNIKDRYKTVWELSQKVIIDMAADRGAYICQSQSMNVHVQEPNFGKLTSMHFHAWKKGLKTGMYYLRTKAAASAIQFTVDKSAKHQPVARNAELEDQNRSDMACSLDDPDSCEACGS
- a CDS encoding S9 family peptidase, with translation MKKITLAFIALLFMNIAFAQKEITVSDIFEKGTFSQKSVYGINWMNDGRYYSAQEGNDIVKYDVTTGEKVATILNGDDLSPSINFRGYTFSQGMDKILLMTERESIYRRSYKAEFYVYDMETKKLVKLSENGKQSYASFSPDGSKVAFTRDNNLFYVNLADMSEVQITSDGEFNHIINGSTDWVYEEELSFTKAFEWSGNGEQIFFLTFDESGVREYNMQVWHNGQLYPEDYRFKYPKAGEDNSKVTAQIFTLKNKALTQVELQGDDKEFYIARIKPTEKAQTLALIRLNRLQNKIDLLHVNMNNGEVKEVLSEKYDTYIDIDFIDELYYLKDGERFIWASEKSGYKHLYLYNTDGKLINQITNGEWEALSIAGVEEKGKKATIYYTSNEGSPLEKYFYSVGINGKGKQKLTEQQGVHNINMSNDQQYYIDYYSSATDPLKVTLYQTKGNKKIKVLEDNAALSETAKEYNLQEKEFFTFKTVDGTELNGYMLKPEGFDPNKQYPILIYQYSGPGSQNVFNSWGGGQYYWHQMLTQKGYIVAVIDTRGTGGRGADFKKITYKQLGKYEVEDHIEAAKFLGTQTYIDADRIGIWGWSYGGYMSSLAILKGADVFKAAIAVAPVTNWRFYDTIYTERYMDTPQNNASGYDDNSPTTYADQLKGNFLLIHGTGDDNVHFQNSVALQNALIHHGKQFDSFYYPDRTHGIYKDSARPHLFTMMTNWIIENL